In a genomic window of Trichoderma atroviride chromosome 4, complete sequence:
- a CDS encoding uncharacterized protein (EggNog:ENOG41) — MGLSSCRGLRRVMSKTVCIVGAGPSGLVAAKTLLHNAPKGHFKVSVFDSQAAIGGLWPTSKTDSGRLVHPLMVANQSRHTVQFSDLAWEDSAPQFPRAWQVGKYLEQYQSRYLDGHPDFELQLKSRVAKAEKRNDGSEGWKVHIQSEGSEESRDFDHLIVATGYFGRPIIPECFKNANTSIPIIHSSQYRDLKGLLGEGREKGGKILIVGGQMSGVEIAGTVASHLSAAVNSPKESEIAGTDKYSIYHAIQRPIWVFPLFTSPEPTFSSAPFAPLDLGSYNINNRPRPLENTQGHISEEHANMVHTIFEASLGDQEQFSSLLMPNDEERNQPAYLAVSDWYTEFVRSGMITLSFGKVISLENDLVTLDDNDAQIDDIAAVILATGFDPSPCVDFLPQDVLATLQHSPRHYNQALALAFHGTHHPDVPNLGFVGFYRSPYWGAMQMHARFIADLWSNQTDGLPDALRRKLQADDSIRRTLSLRDNPRLSQFPMGDYMYLMQEFSEALSIPMHESIMPDTPTLSRNNLPLDTLTPARYPSPSDDAAAKEEAEKSLKQTRDLSIECLTTQRFVARGVFRSLLGEWRLERDLTSRLPSHPSGKFVGTAQFLLRERTSEGLQCAADPNSTVSCDEDGGEDLEYLYVEDGEFKTAAGFGFRATRRYIWRYDSKKDAISVWFAKPDDQKRADYLFHEIEFESPPSGDNRRRENEGWKAKAGHLCIDDYYNVKYEFAFNKVNLKKWSIEYTVNGPKKDYTIHGTYERI, encoded by the exons ATGGGCTTGAGCTCGTGCAGGGGTCTCCGTCGAGTCATGTCCAAAACTGTTTGCATTGTGG GTGCTGGGCCCTCCGGCCTCGTCGCTGCCAAGACGCTTCTTCACAATGCTCCCAAGGGCCACTTCAAGGTCAGCGTCTTTGACAGCCAGGCCGCCATCGGTGGTCTATGGCCAACCTCAAAGACCGATTCAGGCCGTCTAGTCCATCCGTTGATGGTTGCAAACCAGAGCAGACACACGGTGCAGTTCAGCGACTTGGCTTGGGAGGACAGCGCGCCTCAATTCCCTCGCGCGTGGCAGGTTGGCAAGTACCTGGAGCAGTATCAGAGCAGATATCTCGACGGCCATCCCGACTTTGAACTTCAGCTGAAGAGCCGTGTTGCAAAAGCTGAGAAGCGAAATGATGGATCAGAGGGCTGGAAGGTACACATCCAATCGGAGGGCAGCGAGGAATCGAGAGACTTTGACCACCTCATCGTGGCTACTGGATACTTCGGCAGGCCCATCATTCCCGAGTGCTTCAAGAACGCAAACACGTCGATTCCTATCATCCACAGCAGCCAGTACCGGGATTTGAAAGGGCTTTTGGGCGAGGGCAGGGAAAAGGGAGGCAAGATTCTCATTGTCGGAGGTCAAATGTCCGGCGTCGAGATTGCGGGTACTGTTGCAAGCCATCTCTCAGCTGCTGTCAACTCTCCAAAAGAGTCGGAAATTGCTGGGACTGATAAATATTCTATTTATCATGCAATTCAGCGTCCTATATGGGTGTTTCCTCTATTTACTTCTCCAGAG CCGACGTTTTCATCAGCTCCTTTCGCGCCCTTGGACCTAGGTTCTTATAATATCAACAACCGTCCTCGGCCATTGGAGAATACGCAGGGTCATATAAGCGAAGAGCATGCCAATATGGTGCACACCATCTTTGAGGCCTCACTCGGTGACCAAGAGCaattctcttccttgttgatgcccaatgatgaagaaagaaaccaGCCGGCCTACCTAGCTGTCAGCGATTGGTACACCGAGTTTGTAAGATCCGGAATGATCACTTTGTCTTTCGGCAAGGTCATCTCTCTGGAGAATGATCTTGTGACATTGGATGACAATGATGCTCAGATCGAtgatattgctgctgttatCCTTGCTACTGGCTTTGACCCGTCACCCTGTGTCGATTTCCTGCCGCAAGATGTCCTTGCTACGCTTCAACACTCTCCGCGACACTATAACCAAGCTCTTGCCTTGGCGTTTCACGGCACCCACCATCCAGATGTCCCAAATCTCGGATTTGTGGGATTTTATAGGTCCCCATACTGGGGAGCCATGCAGATGCATGCCCGATTCATTGCGGACCTGTGGTCGAATCAGACGGACGGCCTGCCAGATGCACTCCGGCGCAAGCTTCAAGCCGATGACTCAATCAGGCGAACTCTCAGTTTGCGGGATAACCCCAGGCTCTCACAGTTCCCTATGGGAGACTATATGTACTTGATGCAAGAATTTTCTGAAGCTTTGTCGATACCCATGCACGAATCAATCATGCCGGATACACCTACGCTCTCCCGAAACAACCTTCCACTAGATACACTCACGCCTGCAAGATATCCTTCTCCAAgcgacgatgctgcagcGAAAGAGGAGGCCGAAAAGTCGCTGAAGCAGACTCGAGACCTTTCTATCGAATGCCTCACGACTCAACGGTTTGTTGCGCGCGGTGTCTTTAGAAGCCTGCTTGGAGAATGGCGCCTTGAACGAGATCTTACCAGTCGTCTACCTTCTCACCCGAGCGGAAAGTTTGTTGGCACAGCGCAATTTTTGCTCCGTGAGCGAACTTCTGAGGGCCTCCAATGCGCCGCAGATCCCAACAGCACTGTTAgttgtgatgaagatggcggcgaggacCTAGAGTACCTTTACGTCGAAGACGGAGAGTTTAAAACAGCCGCTGGTTTCGGATTTAGAGCAACTCGACGCTACATCTGGCGCTACGACTCCAAGAAAGATGCCATCAGCGTATGGTTTGCTAAGCCCGACGACCAGAAGCGAGCAGACTATCTCTTTCATGAGATTGAATTCGAGTCTCCGCCGTCCGGGGATAATAGGAGACGCGAAAACGAGGGGTGGAAGGCAAAGGCTGGGCATCTTTGCATTGATGACTACTACAATGTCAAGTACGAATTTGCGTTTAACAAGGTGAATTTGAAGAAGTGGAGCATAGAGTATACGGTCAATGGGCCAAAGAAGGATTATACAATTCATGGGACGTATGAGCGGATATGA
- a CDS encoding uncharacterized protein (EggNog:ENOG41), with product MHTQTQALEVNTAPKAHSASTATPPSTSSTPPPPSPPSAASSSSPIAAPAAKAAPWWPASDWQEYNEKVNNGPLATYYQAKLAADEVLYEVSKTSRTLVGIDLRPGALTEDPVGKVELGKTKTVKGNIPRESVAHVIDRVLAAEGVKSGWLDLHEGEVDIDEAVAAAVRDGVDAAEGEDIYAKYN from the coding sequence ATGCATACTCAAACACAGGCGCTGGAGGTAAATACGGCACCGAAGGCACATTCCGCATCGACCGCGACGCCGCCATCCACttcatcaacgccgccgccgccaagcccTCCATCAGccgcttcctcctcgtctccTATAGCGGCTCCCGCCGCAAAAGCCGCTCCCTGGTGGCCCGCCAGCGACTGGCAAGAGTACAACGAAAAGGTCAACAACGGCCCCTTGGCGACGTACTACCAggccaagctcgccgccgaCGAGGTCCTGTACGAGGTTTCCAAGACGAGCCGGACGCTGGTGGGCATCGACTTGCGTCCTGGCGCATTGACAGAGGACCCCGTGGGCAAGGTCGAACTGGGTAAGACTAAAACAGTCAAAGGAAATATTCCCAGAGAGTCGGTAGCGCACGTAATAGACAGGGTACTTGCGGCGGAGGGTGTCAAGAGCGGGTGGTTGGATTTGCACGAGGGCGAAGTTGATATTGATGaagctgtcgctgctgcagtCCGCGATGGCGTCGATGCGGCCGAGGGTGAAGATATATACGCCAAGTATAACTAG